The Candidatus Hydrogenedentota bacterium DNA window CCCCTCACCTTCACCTTCACCCTCGCCTTCGCCTTCACCTTCCCCTTCACCTTCCCCTTCACCTTCCCCTTCGCCTTCACCTTCACCCTCGCCTTCGCCCTCGCCTTCGCCTTCGCCTTCACCTTCACCCTCGCCTTCGCCCTCGCCTTCTCCTTCACCTTCCCCCTCGCCTTCGCCCTCGCCTTCACCCTCAGCCGAACCTAACTGTAGGCACAAGCCCCAGCTCAGAAGCGTGCCCGTGTCGCCGAACGCGTCATCCAGAATGGACAGTGTCCACGTACCTTCGGCGGATTCGCCGTCGATGTCGCTCAGGGCGCCCTGCGGTTGAAAACGCCCTGTGAAAGGAGGCGATGCAAAGATGATTGAGCCGGGGGCCTCGTCATCGAAGATAGTACCGGTGTAATTGTCACCGGAACCGCCCAGGTTCAAGAACAACAGGACTGTCGTGCCGCTGGGGGATTCGACCACGGCGGATATATCGCCCGTATAGGTGTGTGCGATGTCCAGGTGTACGTCCACATCCTCAATCGTGGCCGCGCCGGCAATCTGCAGTGTCGAAACGGTATACGCATTGTCCGCGATAGACTTGGGCACATCGATGCTCTCGTAAGCCGTGCAAGACGGCGCGCCTTCACCCTCCCCTTCGCCTTCCCCCTCTCCCTCTCCTTCTCCCTCCCCGGGGGGCGCGAGCGCGATATCCAGGCGTGTAGCGGGTCCAGCCGCCACGACCACAGGGCTTATGGTCTGGGGTGCGTAGCCCGGCGCGGAAATCGTGACGACGTAACTGCCTGGCAGCAGCATACGGTGGTAGTCACCCACATCCGGGTCAGTATACACGGGGTGCGCTATGCCGCCTGTTTCGATCTTTGCGTAGAGCGGCGCGCCCGTTTCCGCATCGGTGACGACGCCGCGAACGCCCCGGAGCGACTGCTCGAGATACGTGAGCATCGATTCCTTGTTGTTCGCCCAATAAGTTGGCAGCGTCGACTGGTTGGGCCGCTTCGAATTGGACAACTCGATCGTGACCTCGTTGCAACTCACGTAGCGGTAATTCCAGTCCTGCATGCCGCCGTAGACTGTGTACCACGCCGACCCGTTCGTGATGCCGTGATAAAACTCCGAACTGTTCCACATCGGCGAGTTGTAATACGAGTACCGCTCGGAAATGTAGATGAACAGGCTGTCGTCGGGGCAGGCGTCATACGTGTTTGGCGGGGCGTCGCCCTCATCGTAAGGATAGTTGACCAACAGCGCGCCGCCGTGGAGATTCGCCGATTGCGTAAAGCTGTGCGCCGCGGTCCACTCCATAACCCGCTGCACTTCGGTAGGGCGTCCTGCCGTGTCGAGCGGGTCGCCGTCGTAGATGTTGCCATCCGCACCGTCGGCCACGTAACTGGGGAAATTCCGGTTCAGGTCGTAGCCCTGCGCGTTGTAGCGCGTCCCCGCGACATGCCCGTCCGGATTCATCAGCGGCATGACCCAGATGGCCGTTTCATCAAGGAGCGCGGTGATGCGCTGACCTTCCGTCGTCGCCGCACCATAGGACGTCAGGAGCAGGTCGATGAAATACAGGCACATCTCCATGCCAAGCGGCTCGTCGCCGTGAATCGTCGAGACGTATTTGAATTCCGGCTCGTCCTCCTCGACATCCGGGTTGTCCGTGATAAGCAAGGCCCACAACCCCCGGCCCTGGTGAGAATTGCCCACGTTCACCAGCCGGCACACGCCGGGATGCGCGTCCGCATAGTCCTGGAGCATCGCGGCCATTTCCGAGTAGCTGTGATACGTGCCGAGAGCCTTGTCGAACACGCCGAAATCCGGCGGGTCCGGCTGATAGCCCGTAACCTTGTAGTCCACCCCCAGCCGGTCCAGCAGCCCGACTTCCGCATCCGTTGCGTAGACGCGCAGGACGCCGGGGCGCGGGCCGCGGTCCACGTCGAAATCGCCTTCCCGCAGCACGCGCAGCGTGCCGGCATTCAGAACCGGCACTTCAAGGACGGCAATCCGGCCCGGACGCGCCTTCGCGGCGCCCGCCTCCGCGCAACACACGACCGCCGCCAACGAGACAAGAAGAACGGCAAGACTTCTCACGGTGCCACACCTCTAGAACCAAGAGTACACCTGCATTATACCGGATTGGCTCCCGCTTTGGGTTACGGGGCTCTTGTCGCCGCGGCACGAAGCTTGCGCATATCCGCCCTTCCATGAGGCTGCCGGGAACATGGATTGGAATATGGGGGTTGCCAATATCCGGACCTGCGCATTGAGATCAGCCCAAATGACGCCGGATACAAACCCTTGGCGGGCGGTCGCGCGGGCCGTGCGCGACGCGTCCGGTGGGCGCCCGCGATGCCGTCGTTGACGTCCGGTTCGCTCTCGACCGCCCGCGCCTCGCGCCGTCATGCAAGCAGCTTGTTCAGGGTTCGCGCTACGCGCTCGATTGTCCGCTCGTCAATTCCATCGAACATGGGAAGCGCGATGGCGCGCGTGAACACATCGCGCGCATTGGGGCAGTCGTGCTGCCCCAGCCACGCGGCGCAATCGTCGGCAATCTCATGTTCGACTGCGGCGTCGATGCCGCGCAAGAGCAGTCCGCGCCGCACCGCCGCCGCCGGGCAGGGCAGCAACGCGACAAAAAAGTACCACGCGGACGTACAACCCGCGCGCACCCGTTGCACGCGAATATCCGGATGGAGCAGCGATGCGAGCAGTGCAGCGCGCTGGTTGCGCACAGCGATGCGCTCGTCAAGCGTGGCAAGCTTCTTGAGCGCAACGCGCGCCTGGACCGGCGCATAGCGCAGCAATGGCGGCGTGGCGTGCTGCCAGAGGCGGTACAGCCGGTGCATCAACGCGCGGCTGGCCGGGTTGGCGAGCAGGAACAGCAGCGGAAACGCCAAGCCGGTGGAAAACAGAATGCGTTCCAGCCGGATGATACGCAGTTTCCGCGGAACGTGCCCGGGATCGATGACCGCCCCGGCCACTCCGCGCCGGACATGGCCGGTCAGCGAGAAATCGCGGCTGACGGCAATCCCGCCGCCGTAGGAGTTGACCGGCTTCGTGATTTCGAGGCTGAAAAAGCCCGCATAACCCGCCCCGCCGGTCTGCAGGCCGTTGTCCGTC harbors:
- a CDS encoding proprotein convertase P-domain-containing protein produces the protein MRSLAVLLVSLAAVVCCAEAGAAKARPGRIAVLEVPVLNAGTLRVLREGDFDVDRGPRPGVLRVYATDAEVGLLDRLGVDYKVTGYQPDPPDFGVFDKALGTYHSYSEMAAMLQDYADAHPGVCRLVNVGNSHQGRGLWALLITDNPDVEEDEPEFKYVSTIHGDEPLGMEMCLYFIDLLLTSYGAATTEGQRITALLDETAIWVMPLMNPDGHVAGTRYNAQGYDLNRNFPSYVADGADGNIYDGDPLDTAGRPTEVQRVMEWTAAHSFTQSANLHGGALLVNYPYDEGDAPPNTYDACPDDSLFIYISERYSYYNSPMWNSSEFYHGITNGSAWYTVYGGMQDWNYRYVSCNEVTIELSNSKRPNQSTLPTYWANNKESMLTYLEQSLRGVRGVVTDAETGAPLYAKIETGGIAHPVYTDPDVGDYHRMLLPGSYVVTISAPGYAPQTISPVVVAAGPATRLDIALAPPGEGEGEGEGEGEGEGEGAPSCTAYESIDVPKSIADNAYTVSTLQIAGAATIEDVDVHLDIAHTYTGDISAVVESPSGTTVLLFLNLGGSGDNYTGTIFDDEAPGSIIFASPPFTGRFQPQGALSDIDGESAEGTWTLSILDDAFGDTGTLLSWGLCLQLGSAEGEGEGEGEGEGEGEGEGEGEGEGEGEGEGEGEGEGEGEGEGEGEGEGEGEGEGEGEGEGEGEG
- a CDS encoding aminotransferase class I/II-fold pyridoxal phosphate-dependent enzyme, translating into MIPRRRAHMYAGEAEELAAWLRSGPPGAEEAVAELERAIARYVGMPDAAAVSSGRQGMRLILEHAGVGPGDEVVIPAYTLAELIPLIQQCGATVVAADIDPATLNVTPAAVQARITPRTKAILVLHAFGAPADARAIAAMTAPRGIPVIEDCAHSLGATDNGLQTGGAGYAGFFSLEITKPVNSYGGGIAVSRDFSLTGHVRRGVAGAVIDPGHVPRKLRIIRLERILFSTGLAFPLLFLLANPASRALMHRLYRLWQHATPPLLRYAPVQARVALKKLATLDERIAVRNQRAALLASLLHPDIRVQRVRAGCTSAWYFFVALLPCPAAAVRRGLLLRGIDAAVEHEIADDCAAWLGQHDCPNARDVFTRAIALPMFDGIDERTIERVARTLNKLLA